From Luteolibacter arcticus, one genomic window encodes:
- a CDS encoding alpha-N-acetylglucosaminidase TIM-barrel domain-containing protein codes for MIRLLHPLIPLLMLPALVQAVPIASDDFDYPAGGAAPMDGGSGWGEPWKASNGTTEAALNLAAGSLDPLGQGGSGNSVATNGNAYFRALSASAATAIAAESAGNGEVWISFTAQQGTAASGFGSINLWNAGSTNFTDANANYSLMLGRNQYDQNDWSWTDVTTVGAGSLGNVPVTTAVRYVMRLDYQATQTAATMYVFTNSSQVGADIASSTPATSVPGNIANGSGNRPVFDRIRLSGNNGMIYDSLRIGTTFGDVMPVAVPVAPTIASHPAAATASEFGSHTFSVQASGSPTLTYQWKKGTQVLEGQTSATLTLSNLSSTDAGSYSVTVSNGQGSVPSNGAALTVDAYPRDLTAASGLLSRLLPGQAGRFIIEFVAPANGMDVFEIEGRGEKIVLRGNTSVSVASALNRYLMDFCHCHVSRNGDQLALPAPLPLVPEKLRVISPHRVRFFYNPCTFGYTSAWWNWSKWEREIDMLALQGVNVAQVTPGIEEVFRRTLCDHFGYTDAEVRGWLCHPSHLPWMLLSNMHSFAGPVSDGLITGRVTLGRQICDRMRALGMAPMVQGFYGMVPQDFKTRFPAADVRGQGGWAGGFQRPNMLNPTDPIFDTFTTHYAQALTEVYGPVKFVAADPFHEGGDTSGIDLAAASQAVLAGISKVNPQATWVLEAWGGNPIQAMLDAVDKQRLLVLDLNCTTSEGWRSRNAFNQTPWVWCAIMNFGGNTGMDAALSKLASMPAAALADPARGPMAGIGMVPEGSHTIPAAYDLLFTHSWRATAPDLTNWSRDYALRRYGVRHAALDAAWDLRRKTTDNPGAGEQEPHNSIVCARPGLSTSLRARTWASTNIPYHAPQLATAWGKMLEAAPQAGASDAYRFDLADTARQVLCDLATRHQRMLAKAKADNNAAAVHIHGDRILEIIADLDTLCATRPDWLLGTWLSDARSWGGTAAEKDLCERNARLLLTTWGNSVSDLNDYANREWAGLLSGFYRPRWQQFLTALYASVDQGTAFNEGTVRSQIGAWELAWSNGHEAYPTTTTGDTIEVAAALWAKYGAEAEGSFDLSSNTVSGTWSPAVCSASPAKWTRPAAEINQPGIWCVTFQYTSGSQALQIHEVALHDGATLIERDIHPGWTGWEAYDNRYYFRVASMPADLSLAIIANGAGGTNSNGTITVSRCEMSDIGTTWTPADCATTRRVWRIDAGTLVNGNGLHQLALTRSGGGSAITIDRAWTEQNGTILAEVVADETLDAANSTASWTLDVAGLVAGQPVHLFIATGSATSAGSSGTLTLSSPASSAADPMSWQRWASELDLDPEQPDLDSDGDGVADLIEFLQDSDPAKPDATRPLALEAGQLSLQLASDRTGADVRIESSTDLDDWAEDESLVFLGESEEAGEMLTRIYQVPGPAVLSRYFRLRATRLP; via the coding sequence ATGATCCGTCTGCTCCATCCGCTGATTCCGCTCCTGATGCTGCCCGCCCTCGTGCAAGCCGTGCCGATCGCGTCCGATGACTTCGACTATCCGGCCGGAGGTGCGGCGCCAATGGATGGAGGCAGTGGCTGGGGCGAGCCGTGGAAGGCCTCGAATGGCACCACGGAAGCCGCGCTCAACCTCGCTGCCGGGAGCCTGGATCCGCTCGGCCAAGGGGGCTCCGGCAACAGCGTAGCGACCAATGGTAACGCCTACTTCCGCGCGCTCTCGGCCAGTGCCGCCACGGCGATCGCTGCGGAAAGCGCCGGCAATGGCGAGGTGTGGATTTCCTTCACCGCGCAGCAAGGAACTGCGGCCAGCGGCTTCGGCAGCATCAACCTGTGGAATGCGGGCTCGACCAACTTCACCGACGCGAATGCAAATTACTCGTTGATGCTCGGCCGAAACCAGTATGACCAGAATGACTGGAGCTGGACTGATGTGACCACCGTCGGCGCGGGCAGCCTCGGCAACGTGCCGGTGACTACCGCCGTGCGCTACGTGATGCGCCTTGATTACCAGGCGACGCAGACGGCGGCGACGATGTATGTATTCACGAATTCCTCGCAGGTCGGCGCGGACATCGCGTCGTCGACGCCGGCGACGAGTGTGCCGGGGAACATCGCGAATGGCTCGGGGAATCGCCCGGTCTTCGATCGCATCCGGCTGTCCGGGAACAATGGGATGATCTACGACTCGCTGCGCATTGGCACGACCTTCGGCGATGTGATGCCGGTCGCGGTGCCGGTCGCGCCGACGATCGCGAGCCACCCGGCTGCGGCCACGGCGTCCGAGTTTGGTAGCCACACCTTTTCCGTGCAGGCGAGCGGATCGCCGACCTTGACGTACCAATGGAAGAAGGGGACGCAGGTGTTGGAAGGTCAAACCAGCGCCACGCTCACGCTTTCGAATCTCTCCAGCACGGATGCCGGATCGTACTCGGTGACCGTGAGCAATGGCCAAGGCAGCGTGCCGAGCAATGGCGCGGCCTTGACGGTGGACGCCTATCCGCGCGATCTAACCGCGGCGTCGGGCTTGCTCTCGCGTTTGCTGCCAGGGCAGGCGGGCCGCTTCATCATCGAGTTCGTCGCTCCGGCGAATGGGATGGATGTGTTCGAGATCGAAGGCCGCGGCGAAAAGATCGTCCTGCGCGGCAATACCTCCGTCAGCGTGGCGTCCGCGCTGAACCGCTACCTGATGGATTTCTGCCATTGCCACGTCTCGCGCAATGGCGACCAGCTCGCCTTGCCCGCGCCGCTGCCGCTGGTGCCGGAAAAGCTGCGCGTGATCAGCCCGCACCGCGTGCGCTTCTTCTACAATCCGTGCACCTTCGGCTATACCAGCGCATGGTGGAACTGGAGCAAGTGGGAGCGGGAGATCGACATGCTGGCGCTGCAAGGCGTGAACGTCGCGCAGGTGACGCCGGGGATCGAGGAGGTCTTCCGCCGGACGTTGTGCGATCACTTCGGCTACACGGATGCCGAGGTGCGCGGCTGGCTGTGCCATCCCTCGCACTTGCCGTGGATGCTGCTTTCCAACATGCACAGCTTCGCCGGGCCGGTGTCTGACGGGCTGATCACGGGGCGTGTCACGCTGGGTCGCCAGATTTGCGACCGCATGCGCGCGCTGGGCATGGCACCGATGGTGCAGGGCTTCTACGGCATGGTGCCGCAGGATTTCAAAACCCGCTTCCCCGCCGCCGACGTGCGTGGGCAGGGAGGGTGGGCAGGCGGCTTCCAGCGGCCGAACATGCTCAATCCGACCGATCCGATTTTCGACACCTTCACGACGCACTACGCGCAGGCGCTGACCGAGGTCTATGGGCCGGTGAAGTTCGTGGCCGCGGATCCATTCCACGAGGGGGGTGATACTTCCGGCATCGACCTCGCCGCCGCGTCGCAGGCCGTGCTCGCCGGCATCAGCAAGGTGAACCCGCAGGCGACCTGGGTGCTCGAAGCATGGGGCGGGAATCCGATCCAGGCGATGCTGGATGCCGTGGACAAGCAGCGGCTGCTGGTACTCGATCTCAACTGCACGACCTCCGAGGGCTGGCGCAGTCGCAATGCCTTCAACCAAACACCGTGGGTGTGGTGCGCGATCATGAACTTCGGCGGCAACACCGGGATGGACGCCGCCTTGTCGAAGCTGGCCAGCATGCCCGCCGCCGCGCTGGCCGATCCCGCGCGCGGGCCGATGGCCGGCATAGGCATGGTGCCGGAAGGAAGCCACACCATTCCCGCGGCGTATGATCTCTTGTTCACGCACTCGTGGAGAGCGACCGCGCCGGACCTAACGAACTGGTCTCGCGATTATGCGCTGCGCCGCTATGGCGTCCGCCATGCCGCACTCGATGCTGCATGGGATCTGCGCCGCAAGACCACGGACAATCCCGGCGCGGGCGAGCAGGAGCCGCACAACTCGATCGTCTGTGCCCGTCCCGGCCTGAGCACCTCGCTGCGTGCCCGCACCTGGGCCAGCACCAACATTCCCTATCACGCGCCACAGCTTGCCACCGCATGGGGGAAAATGCTCGAAGCCGCGCCGCAGGCCGGGGCATCGGACGCCTATCGCTTCGACCTCGCTGATACCGCGCGCCAGGTGCTGTGCGATCTGGCCACGCGTCACCAGCGGATGCTGGCGAAGGCGAAAGCCGACAACAATGCCGCCGCGGTCCACATTCACGGCGACCGCATTCTTGAGATCATCGCGGATCTCGACACGCTGTGCGCCACGCGTCCCGACTGGCTGTTAGGCACATGGTTGTCCGACGCCCGTTCGTGGGGCGGCACCGCCGCGGAGAAGGATCTGTGTGAACGCAATGCCCGCCTCCTGCTCACCACCTGGGGGAACTCGGTCAGCGATCTCAACGACTACGCCAACCGCGAGTGGGCCGGCTTGCTCTCCGGCTTCTACCGTCCGCGCTGGCAGCAATTCCTCACCGCGCTCTACGCGTCGGTGGATCAGGGCACCGCCTTCAATGAAGGCACCGTGCGCTCGCAGATCGGCGCATGGGAACTTGCGTGGTCCAATGGCCACGAAGCTTATCCCACCACCACCACGGGTGACACCATCGAGGTCGCCGCGGCGCTGTGGGCGAAGTATGGTGCGGAAGCGGAAGGCAGCTTCGACCTTTCCTCAAACACGGTGAGCGGCACCTGGTCGCCAGCCGTGTGCTCGGCCTCGCCCGCGAAGTGGACCCGCCCCGCCGCCGAGATCAATCAGCCCGGCATCTGGTGTGTCACCTTTCAATACACCAGCGGCAGCCAAGCGCTGCAGATCCACGAGGTGGCCCTCCATGATGGCGCCACCCTGATCGAGCGAGACATCCACCCGGGCTGGACCGGCTGGGAAGCCTACGACAATCGCTATTACTTCCGCGTCGCCTCGATGCCTGCCGATCTATCTCTCGCCATCATTGCCAACGGCGCGGGTGGCACGAACTCCAATGGCACCATCACCGTGAGCCGCTGCGAGATGAGCGACATCGGCACTACTTGGACGCCGGCAGACTGCGCCACGACACGCCGCGTCTGGAGGATCGATGCCGGTACCTTGGTCAATGGCAATGGCCTCCATCAACTCGCCCTCACCCGAAGCGGAGGCGGCAGTGCGATCACGATCGACCGCGCGTGGACCGAACAAAATGGCACGATCCTCGCCGAGGTCGTGGCGGATGAAACGCTCGATGCCGCGAACTCAACGGCGAGCTGGACCTTGGATGTTGCGGGCTTGGTCGCCGGCCAGCCGGTCCACTTGTTTATCGCCACCGGCAGTGCGACCTCTGCTGGATCCAGTGGGACGCTCACTCTTTCCTCCCCTGCCAGCAGTGCGGCCGATCCGATGTCGTGGCAACGCTGGGCCAGTGAACTCGACCTGGATCCTGAGCAGCCCGATCTCGATAGTGACGGCGATGGGGTGGCGGATCTGATCGAGTTCCTGCAAGACTCCGATCCTGCCAAGCCCGATGCGACTCGCCCGCTGGCGCTTGAGGCTGGCCAGCTCTCACTGCAGCTTGCGAGTGATCGCACCGGCGCGGACGTCCGCATCGAAAGCAGCACCGACCTCGACGACTGGGCGGAGGACGAATCGCTGGTGTTCCTCGGCGAGTCCGAAGAGGCCGGCGAGATGCTGACCCGCATCTATCAGGTTCCGGGACCCGCTGTTCTTTCCCGCTACTTCCGGCTCCGCGCCACCCGGCTACCATGA